In one Roseburia intestinalis L1-82 genomic region, the following are encoded:
- a CDS encoding helix-turn-helix domain-containing protein, which produces MRKTEDKYDFRAFGLAIKAARMKQGLTREQVGAKIEIDPRYLTNIENKGQHPSLQVFYDLVTLLNVSVDEIFLPTSDKVKSTRRRQLEQQLDTFDDKDMVVMESVAAGIIKSKEVGED; this is translated from the coding sequence ATGCGTAAAACAGAAGATAAATACGATTTCAGAGCCTTTGGTCTTGCCATCAAAGCGGCAAGGATGAAACAAGGTCTGACCCGTGAACAGGTGGGAGCAAAAATTGAAATTGACCCACGCTATCTGACGAATATTGAGAATAAAGGGCAGCACCCAAGTTTACAGGTGTTTTATGACCTTGTAACTCTACTTAATGTGTCTGTTGATGAAATTTTCCTGCCGACCAGTGACAAAGTAAAAAGCACTCGCCGCAGACAGTTGGAACAACAGCTTGATACTTTCGACGACAAAGATATGGTTGTCATGGAGAGCGTCGCTGCTGGTATCATCAAATCAAAGGAAGTGGGGGAAGATTAG
- a CDS encoding cysteine-rich KTR domain-containing protein translates to MGTAKWIYCPICKNKTRTKIRTDTKLINFPLYCPKCKQENLINASKLKITVIKEPDT, encoded by the coding sequence ATGGGAACAGCAAAATGGATATACTGTCCTATATGCAAGAATAAAACAAGAACAAAAATCAGAACGGATACTAAGTTGATAAATTTTCCACTGTATTGTCCAAAATGCAAACAGGAAAACCTAATTAATGCCAGCAAATTAAAAATAACAGTAATCAAAGAGCCAGACACTTAG